In Ammospiza caudacuta isolate bAmmCau1 chromosome 2, bAmmCau1.pri, whole genome shotgun sequence, a genomic segment contains:
- the MSANTD4 gene encoding myb/SANT-like DNA-binding domain-containing protein 4 has translation MKQLKRKRKSNFSVQETQTLLKEIRKRREVLFSKQLNTTINEMKRKAWEEIAECVNAVGEGEQRTGTEVKRRYLDWRALMKRKRLNANIKVVGAGFHLPSSNLDDSLNEDMDEKMGFAIESSFEWQNITDFREAGGSLTEIKVEEEEEDPQNFEFPIEEEEEILSSVLPDSKKENDLPDFPHIEEFGNLSSAQARLAYEDSHLLINLEKQKVELEKQRLDIEAERLQVEKERLQIEKERLRHVDLERERLQIEKERLQIEWEKLRLETLHAEKPALESDLTQTDKPIMQPLDLETEKLKLEKERLQLEKERLQFLKFESEKLQIEKERLQVEKERLRIQREGHLQ, from the exons atgaaacagttaaaaagaaaaagaaaaagcaattttagtGTTCAGGAAACACAAACTCTCCTTAAGGAAatcagaaaaaggagagaagttCTCTTTTCGAAGCAACTTAATACAACAATTAATGAGATGAAACGGAAAGCTTGGGAGGAAATAGCAGAGTGTGTCAATGCTGTAGGTGAAGGAGAGCAGAGAACAGGGACAGAAGTGAAAAGGCGATACCTTGACTGGAGAGCACTCATGAAGAGAAAACGTCTGAATGCAAACATCAAAGTAGTAGGTGCTGGGTTTCACCTTCCTTCATCCAATTTAGATGACTCTCTCAATGAAGACATGGATGAGAAAATGGGATTTGCAATTGAATCTAGTTTTGAGTGGCAAAATATCACTGACTTCAGAGAAGCCGGGGGATCGTTAACAGAAATCAAAgtagaagaggaagaggaagaccCGCAGAATTTTGAA TTTCCTAttgaggaagaagaagaaatattgtCATCAGTTCTACCAGattcaaaaaaggaaaatgaccTACCAGACTTCCCCCACATTGAAGAGTTTGGAAATCTGAGCTCTGCTCAAGCTAGGCTAGCCTATGAAGATTCTCACTTGCTTATAAATCTGGAGAAGCAAAAGgtggagctggagaagcagcGACTGGACATTGAAGCCGAAAGGTTGCAAGTGGAGAAGGAGCGCCTGCAGATTGAGAAGGAGCGGCTGCGCCACGTTGACTTGGAGCGAGAGCGCCTGCAGATTGAGAAGGAGCGACTTCAGATAGAGTGGGAGAAACTCAGGCTAGAGACTCTGCATGCTGAAAAACCTGCCCTGGAAAGTGACCTCACCCAAACTGACAAACCCATCATGCAGCCTCTGGATCTAGAAACTGAAAAGTTAAAACTTGAGAAAGAACGTTTGCAGCTAGAGAAAGAGAGGCTGCAGTTCCTAAAGTTTGAGTCAGAGAAGCTGCAGATTGAGAAGGAGCGCTTGCAAGTGGAGAAGGAGCGCCTTCGAATTCAGAGAGAGGGTCACTTGCAGTGA